The following proteins come from a genomic window of Nostoc sp. TCL26-01:
- a CDS encoding 6-pyruvoyl tetrahydropterin synthase family protein — MPKWKVVTEFSFNSAHYIKDYNGPCGRMHGHNYQVKIEAISTQLHSSQYCPHPVMVADFRTLRWAKQDVTKGGLDHGVLNEVMPPEYETTAEMIAKYIYDETKKKVPPDVQLKVHVSETPNSWVEYED; from the coding sequence ATGCCTAAATGGAAAGTGGTAACAGAATTCTCGTTTAATAGCGCTCACTATATTAAAGATTACAACGGACCCTGTGGTCGGATGCACGGTCATAATTATCAAGTTAAGATTGAAGCGATATCTACACAACTACATTCTTCACAATATTGCCCTCATCCAGTTATGGTTGCTGATTTTAGAACATTACGCTGGGCAAAACAAGATGTAACAAAAGGCGGACTTGATCATGGTGTTTTGAATGAAGTTATGCCACCTGAGTATGAAACAACTGCGGAAATGATTGCTAAGTACATTTACGATGAAACTAAGAAAAAAGTTCCGCCGGATGTACAGTTAAAAGTTCATGTTTCGGAAACACCTAATAGTTGGGTGGAATACGAAGATTAA
- the glgB gene encoding 1,4-alpha-glucan branching enzyme: MSITTIAPEQVNRIVWNQHHDPFEILGSHPIEQNGKTVWAVRAYLPNASAAWVVLPEQRQEYSMQAVHHPHFFECTIETTELSNYQLRIKEGEHERVTYDPYAFRSPRITDFDLHLFSEGNHHRIYEKLGAHFTEVDGVEGVYFAVWAPNARNVSILGNFNQWDGRKHQMRKGVTGIWELFIPELTVGEHYKYEIKNFEGHIYEKSDPYGFQQEPRPKTASIVTDLNSYQWNDKDWLEQRRHQDPLTQPISVYEVHLGSWLHASSAEPAKLPNGETEPVVIASELNPGARFLTYRELASRLIPYVKELGYTHIELLPIAEHPFDGSWGYQVTGYYAPTSRFGKPEDFMYFVDQCHQHGIGVIVDWVPGHFPKDGHGLAFFDGTHLYEHADPRKGEHKEWGTLVFNYNRNEVRNFLVANALFWFDKYHIDGIRVDAVASMLYLDYCRKPGEWLLNQYGGRENLEAADFLRQVNHLLFSYFPGVVSIAEESTAWPMVSWPTYTGGLGFNLKWNMGWMHDMLDYFSMDPWFRQFHQNNITFSMWYNHSENFMLALSHDEVVHGKSNIIGKMPGDRWQKLANVRCLFAYMFAHPGKKTMFMSMEFGQWSEWNVWADLEWQLLQHEPHQQLKKFFQELNQLYRSEPSLYTLDFAREGFEWIDCSDNRHSVASFIRRDKDSENFVVVICNFTPQPHSHYRIGVPEPGFYTELFNSDARQYGGSNMGNLGGKWTDNWSMHNRPYSLDLCLPPLGVLMFKLDKQKTAEVLG, from the coding sequence ATGTCCATAACAACGATCGCTCCCGAACAGGTTAACCGCATCGTCTGGAATCAGCATCATGATCCTTTTGAAATTCTTGGTTCTCACCCCATAGAACAGAATGGTAAAACTGTCTGGGCAGTAAGGGCCTACTTACCAAATGCTAGTGCAGCGTGGGTAGTCCTTCCCGAGCAGCGCCAAGAATACTCAATGCAAGCGGTACATCACCCCCACTTTTTTGAATGTACTATTGAAACGACAGAACTATCAAATTATCAGTTACGCATCAAAGAAGGAGAGCATGAGCGTGTCACCTATGATCCTTACGCTTTTCGTTCTCCTCGGATTACAGATTTTGACCTGCATTTATTTTCTGAAGGGAATCATCACCGGATTTATGAAAAATTAGGGGCGCATTTCACCGAAGTAGATGGTGTTGAAGGTGTTTACTTTGCTGTTTGGGCCCCGAATGCGCGTAACGTTTCCATTTTGGGAAATTTTAACCAATGGGATGGACGCAAGCATCAAATGCGTAAAGGAGTTACTGGTATTTGGGAATTATTTATTCCTGAATTGACGGTAGGAGAGCATTATAAATACGAAATCAAAAATTTTGAAGGGCATATTTACGAAAAATCCGATCCCTACGGTTTTCAACAGGAACCCCGTCCCAAAACAGCATCTATTGTCACCGATTTAAATTCATATCAGTGGAATGATAAGGATTGGTTAGAGCAGCGTCGTCATCAAGATCCTCTGACTCAACCCATCTCAGTTTACGAAGTTCACCTGGGTTCGTGGTTACACGCCTCTAGTGCAGAACCAGCTAAATTACCTAACGGGGAAACGGAACCTGTGGTAATTGCATCGGAACTAAATCCCGGCGCACGTTTTCTGACATATCGAGAATTAGCCAGCAGACTCATTCCCTACGTTAAAGAATTAGGCTACACCCACATAGAATTATTACCCATTGCCGAGCATCCTTTTGATGGGTCTTGGGGTTATCAAGTAACCGGATACTACGCGCCTACATCTCGCTTTGGTAAACCTGAAGATTTTATGTATTTTGTTGACCAGTGTCATCAACATGGCATAGGTGTAATTGTCGATTGGGTTCCTGGTCACTTCCCTAAAGATGGGCATGGTTTAGCCTTCTTTGATGGTACTCACCTCTACGAACACGCAGATCCCCGTAAGGGTGAACATAAAGAGTGGGGTACTCTAGTATTTAACTATAACCGCAATGAAGTGCGTAACTTCTTAGTTGCTAATGCCCTATTCTGGTTTGATAAATACCATATAGATGGGATTCGTGTCGATGCTGTGGCTTCCATGCTCTATTTAGACTATTGTCGTAAACCAGGAGAATGGTTACTTAACCAGTATGGTGGCCGAGAAAATCTAGAAGCTGCGGATTTCTTGCGTCAAGTAAATCATCTACTTTTTAGCTATTTCCCCGGCGTTGTTTCCATTGCAGAAGAATCTACAGCATGGCCAATGGTCTCCTGGCCTACCTACACAGGCGGTTTAGGGTTTAACTTAAAGTGGAATATGGGTTGGATGCACGATATGCTGGATTATTTCAGCATGGACCCTTGGTTCCGCCAATTCCACCAGAATAATATCACCTTCAGTATGTGGTACAACCACAGCGAAAACTTCATGCTGGCGTTATCTCACGATGAAGTTGTACATGGTAAGAGCAATATCATCGGCAAAATGCCAGGAGATAGATGGCAAAAGTTAGCCAATGTGCGTTGTTTGTTTGCCTATATGTTTGCTCACCCTGGTAAGAAAACCATGTTTATGAGCATGGAGTTTGGACAGTGGAGTGAGTGGAATGTCTGGGCTGATTTAGAGTGGCAATTACTACAGCATGAACCACACCAACAGTTGAAAAAGTTCTTCCAAGAACTCAATCAACTTTACCGTTCTGAACCATCTTTGTACACGTTGGATTTTGCCAGAGAAGGGTTTGAATGGATTGATTGTAGTGACAATCGTCACAGTGTAGCCTCTTTCATTCGTCGTGATAAGGATTCAGAAAATTTTGTGGTTGTGATTTGTAACTTTACACCACAACCCCATTCTCACTACCGAATTGGTGTACCAGAACCAGGATTTTACACTGAGTTATTTAATAGTGATGCTCGTCAGTATGGCGGTAGCAACATGGGTAACTTAGGCGGTAAATGGACAGATAATTGGTCTATGCACAATCGTCCCTATTCACTAGATTTATGCTTACCACCTTTAGGTGTGTTGATGTTTAAGTTGGATAAGCAAAAGACTGCTGAGGTGTTGGGTTAA
- a CDS encoding DUF928 domain-containing protein, which translates to MAGLANKTSQTKIHFTPAISNSPPDRGTPPSNEGTGSRGDCLTTQNTLPLTTLVGSPNLKLTVKEHPTFWIYIPYTQKEANEGEFSLQDGDAEILRTRFKLPSTPGIISMTLPSTASPLVIGKEYRWYLDINCSSPRSSSESPTPASLTGLVQRVSISSQLQQELNAAKTPLEKISTYAENGIWIEALTELAQLRLREPQNLQLRNIWVELLSAKDVGLAKIAQEPILGLMTITNSFIE; encoded by the coding sequence GTGGCTGGTCTCGCAAACAAAACCTCTCAGACAAAAATTCACTTTACCCCAGCCATTAGCAACTCGCCGCCAGACAGGGGAACACCCCCCAGCAATGAAGGTACAGGTAGTAGAGGGGATTGTTTAACTACTCAAAATACTCTGCCATTAACCACTTTAGTTGGTAGTCCTAATCTCAAGCTAACAGTCAAGGAACATCCAACTTTTTGGATTTACATCCCCTATACTCAAAAAGAAGCGAATGAGGGTGAATTTTCTTTGCAAGATGGGGATGCAGAAATTTTGCGGACTCGCTTTAAATTACCATCCACACCGGGAATTATCAGCATGACTTTACCTTCTACTGCGTCGCCCTTAGTCATAGGTAAAGAATATCGTTGGTATTTAGATATCAATTGTTCTAGCCCCAGATCCTCTAGTGAATCACCAACCCCAGCTTCCTTGACTGGTTTAGTGCAACGAGTCTCCATATCATCTCAACTCCAGCAGGAATTAAATGCAGCCAAAACGCCTCTGGAAAAAATCAGTACTTATGCTGAAAATGGTATTTGGATAGAAGCATTAACCGAGTTAGCACAACTACGTTTACGAGAACCACAAAATTTACAACTGCGAAATATTTGGGTGGAGTTGTTGAGTGCTAAAGATGTAGGTTTAGCCAAAATTGCTCAAGAACCAATTTTAGGCTTGATGACAATTACCAATTCTTTTATAGAATAG
- a CDS encoding fibronectin type III domain-containing protein translates to MTSVPQLLTDPFLQLPTENSVRVVWFTEFAGTKHTVTYGENLQQTVYASTTKLSRTREDQNSRVGNQTQNGQLYQQPVLRDIWRHEAAVTGLTPGVRVNYRVGSVREDGTIISSDMFTLASTPKPGTPLKILLTSDHQLKPMTAANLQKVVETVGRVDAVWFAGDLVNVPDRASEWFDDNRGGAFFPGLQGRANYQMEHNGVKVTYTGGQIIQHAPMFTCIGNHEVMGRFARTKNLDDEFNDTFPRAVAQKLYSGKSLIDNSFNTITYEEILTLPQSLAGGKKYYAVSFGDVRLVVLYVTNMWRSPKLDGQYKGRYQESVRDLDHPENWGYGQLIYEPIAQGSKQYNWLAQELNSPEFQQAKYRVVMFHHPPHTLGDNIVPAYTDPVQIIESDRSGRITAVRYEYPKEADYIIRDVIPLVEAAKTQLVFFGHSHLWNRFVSPKRMHFLETSNVGNSYGAAWGNKKREVPVGYQEDYTALGDPNGLEPVLPNINALLGKDNQSLPYIASNDITVFSIFDTATGIVSSYRFDTRKPDSQVIKFDEFALN, encoded by the coding sequence ATGACATCAGTACCCCAACTGCTGACTGACCCATTTTTACAGCTACCGACGGAAAACTCAGTGCGAGTTGTTTGGTTCACTGAGTTTGCGGGGACTAAACATACTGTTACTTATGGGGAGAATTTACAACAAACTGTCTATGCCAGCACTACTAAACTCAGCCGCACTAGAGAAGACCAAAATTCTAGGGTAGGAAACCAAACCCAAAACGGACAACTTTATCAACAACCAGTCCTACGGGACATTTGGCGACATGAAGCAGCAGTAACAGGCTTAACTCCTGGTGTGCGCGTTAACTACCGGGTTGGGAGTGTGCGAGAAGATGGTACAATTATCAGCAGTGATATGTTTACCCTGGCATCTACACCAAAACCAGGAACACCGTTAAAAATTCTCCTAACTTCAGATCATCAACTCAAACCGATGACTGCGGCAAATCTGCAAAAAGTGGTAGAGACAGTTGGTAGAGTGGATGCAGTTTGGTTTGCTGGTGATTTAGTTAATGTCCCCGATCGCGCCTCTGAATGGTTTGATGATAATCGGGGGGGTGCATTCTTTCCTGGTTTGCAAGGACGCGCTAACTATCAAATGGAACACAACGGTGTCAAAGTTACTTACACTGGTGGGCAAATTATCCAACACGCACCTATGTTTACCTGCATAGGTAATCACGAAGTTATGGGTAGGTTTGCCAGGACCAAAAATTTAGATGATGAATTTAATGATACCTTTCCCCGTGCTGTTGCTCAAAAGTTATATAGTGGTAAATCCTTAATCGATAATTCCTTCAACACCATCACCTACGAAGAAATTTTGACTCTACCCCAAAGTTTAGCAGGTGGGAAAAAATATTATGCGGTGAGTTTTGGTGATGTGCGCTTGGTGGTGCTTTATGTGACAAATATGTGGCGATCGCCTAAATTAGATGGACAATATAAAGGCAGATATCAAGAATCAGTGCGAGATTTAGATCATCCTGAAAATTGGGGTTACGGACAGTTGATTTATGAACCAATTGCTCAAGGAAGTAAACAGTACAACTGGTTAGCACAGGAACTCAATAGCCCAGAATTTCAACAAGCAAAATACAGAGTAGTCATGTTCCATCATCCACCCCATACATTGGGTGATAACATTGTACCTGCCTACACCGACCCAGTACAAATAATTGAGAGCGATCGCTCTGGTCGAATTACAGCAGTGCGTTACGAATACCCTAAAGAGGCAGACTACATTATTCGTGATGTCATACCCTTAGTCGAAGCAGCTAAAACGCAACTCGTCTTTTTTGGACATTCCCATCTATGGAACCGCTTTGTCAGTCCCAAAAGAATGCACTTCCTAGAAACATCGAATGTGGGTAATTCTTATGGTGCTGCTTGGGGTAATAAAAAGCGAGAAGTACCTGTTGGATATCAAGAAGATTACACTGCACTTGGCGATCCCAATGGCTTGGAACCCGTGTTACCGAACATAAATGCTTTGTTGGGTAAAGATAATCAATCCTTACCTTATATCGCCAGCAATGATATCACAGTTTTTAGCATTTTTGATACAGCTACAGGTATTGTCAGCAGCTATCGGTTTGATACTCGTAAACCAGATTCTCAAGTCATAAAATTTGACGAATTTGCCTTGAATTGA
- a CDS encoding universal stress protein yields MYLKKRGKHKIFIGMAPGVGKTYRMLEEAHALKQEGIDVVIGLLETHGRKETADKAEGLEIIPRKQIIRGELTLTEMDTETILKRSPQLVLVDELAHTNIPGSPREKRYEDVEVILAAGIDVYSTMNVQHLESLNDVVARITSIVVRERVADRILEEADEVVVVDVTPETLQERLREGKIYAPQKIQQSLDNFFQRRNLIALRELALREVADNVEEEAIATIPNGQFCNIHERVLVCVSTYPNSVQLLRRGARIASYMNAPLYVLFVANPERFLTKAESLHIDTCEKLCNEFEGTFIHVTDTNIAKAIAEVAEKYRITQIVIGESQRSRWQILLKGSLTQKLVRLLKNIDLHIIATEKTPASKR; encoded by the coding sequence ATGTATCTAAAAAAACGTGGTAAACACAAGATATTCATCGGTATGGCTCCGGGAGTTGGTAAAACTTACCGGATGCTAGAAGAAGCGCACGCACTTAAACAAGAAGGTATTGACGTTGTTATCGGGCTGTTAGAAACCCACGGACGCAAAGAAACAGCCGATAAAGCCGAGGGGCTAGAAATTATACCGCGTAAACAAATTATCCGGGGTGAATTGACACTAACGGAAATGGATACAGAGACGATCTTAAAGCGATCGCCCCAATTAGTGTTAGTCGATGAACTCGCTCATACTAACATCCCCGGTTCCCCAAGAGAAAAGCGCTACGAAGATGTGGAAGTCATTCTCGCCGCCGGGATTGATGTCTATTCCACAATGAATGTCCAACACTTAGAGAGTCTCAATGATGTGGTAGCGCGAATCACTAGTATAGTAGTGAGAGAGCGTGTGGCTGACCGCATTCTAGAAGAAGCAGATGAGGTTGTGGTAGTAGATGTAACACCAGAAACTCTCCAAGAAAGATTACGAGAAGGCAAAATTTATGCTCCCCAGAAAATTCAACAATCCCTCGACAACTTTTTCCAACGTCGTAACCTCATCGCTTTACGAGAGTTGGCTTTGCGAGAAGTGGCTGACAACGTAGAAGAAGAAGCAATTGCCACTATTCCCAATGGACAATTCTGTAACATTCACGAACGAGTTTTAGTCTGTGTTTCTACTTATCCCAATTCAGTGCAACTGTTGCGGCGGGGTGCAAGAATAGCTAGCTACATGAATGCCCCATTATATGTATTGTTTGTAGCTAATCCCGAACGTTTTCTCACCAAAGCAGAAAGCTTACATATAGATACCTGTGAAAAATTGTGCAACGAATTTGAAGGGACATTTATTCATGTTACTGATACTAACATAGCCAAAGCGATCGCTGAAGTTGCCGAAAAATATCGCATCACACAAATCGTCATTGGTGAAAGTCAGCGTTCTCGCTGGCAAATCCTTCTCAAAGGTTCTCTGACGCAAAAATTAGTCCGCCTACTGAAAAACATTGATTTACATATCATCGCTACAGAAAAAACACCCGCCTCTAAGCGTTGA
- the ribD gene encoding bifunctional diaminohydroxyphosphoribosylaminopyrimidine deaminase/5-amino-6-(5-phosphoribosylamino)uracil reductase RibD encodes MENFPVVAQAGAYPPNNTPEHELLAPSAVDAAVPAPHRVGSDFDRAMMQRCLELARQALGRTSPNPLVGAVVVKDGKIVGEGFHPRAGEPHAEVFALRAAGELARGATVYVNLEPCNHYGRTPPCSEGLIAAGVAQVVVGMVDPNPLVAGGGIKRLRAAGVEVLVGVEVEACAKLNEAFVHRILHKQPFGILKYAMTLDGKIASTSGHSAWVTNQAARGEVHQLRAACDAVIVGGNTIRLDNPYLTSHQIGIHNPLRVVMSRRLDLPTDAHVWDTAVAPTLVLTEVGANPDFLREKGVEIVELASLTPQTAMAHLYERGFCSVLWECGGTLAASAIAQGTVQKILAFIAPKIIGGHLAPTPVGDLGLTTMAEALILERVRWRVVDSDCLVEGYLPQKH; translated from the coding sequence ATGGAAAACTTTCCAGTGGTTGCTCAAGCAGGTGCATATCCACCCAACAACACTCCAGAACATGAACTCCTAGCGCCGTCGGCAGTGGATGCTGCTGTGCCAGCGCCGCATCGCGTAGGCAGTGACTTTGATCGAGCCATGATGCAAAGGTGTTTAGAATTAGCTCGTCAAGCTTTGGGACGCACGTCACCAAATCCGTTAGTCGGGGCAGTAGTTGTCAAAGATGGAAAAATTGTTGGGGAAGGGTTTCATCCCCGTGCGGGTGAGCCTCATGCCGAAGTTTTTGCCCTGAGAGCAGCCGGAGAACTAGCTCGTGGTGCTACAGTTTATGTCAATCTGGAACCATGCAATCACTACGGACGTACTCCCCCTTGTTCGGAAGGGTTGATTGCGGCTGGTGTGGCTCAGGTGGTGGTGGGTATGGTTGATCCTAATCCACTGGTAGCTGGTGGTGGTATTAAGCGGTTACGTGCGGCTGGAGTAGAGGTATTGGTGGGGGTAGAGGTGGAAGCTTGTGCAAAGCTGAATGAAGCTTTTGTTCACCGGATTCTTCACAAGCAACCTTTTGGCATTTTGAAATATGCTATGACTTTAGATGGTAAGATTGCCAGTACTTCTGGACACAGTGCTTGGGTTACAAATCAAGCGGCGCGTGGGGAAGTTCATCAACTGCGGGCGGCTTGTGATGCCGTAATTGTCGGTGGCAATACAATACGTCTAGATAATCCTTACTTGACCAGTCATCAAATCGGGATACACAATCCTTTACGAGTGGTGATGAGTCGTCGTCTCGATTTACCGACAGATGCTCATGTGTGGGACACAGCAGTAGCCCCCACCTTGGTATTGACAGAAGTGGGGGCTAACCCAGATTTTCTGCGAGAAAAAGGTGTAGAGATAGTAGAATTAGCATCACTCACACCACAGACGGCAATGGCTCATTTATACGAGCGAGGTTTTTGTAGCGTGTTATGGGAATGTGGTGGGACTTTAGCTGCTAGTGCGATCGCTCAAGGTACAGTACAAAAAATTTTAGCCTTTATTGCCCCAAAAATTATCGGTGGTCATCTAGCACCTACACCCGTAGGTGATTTAGGCTTGACTACTATGGCTGAAGCTTTAATTCTAGAACGTGTCCGTTGGCGTGTAGTGGATTCTGATTGCTTGGTGGAGGGTTATTTGCCGCAAAAGCATTAA